A genomic window from Pecten maximus chromosome 6, xPecMax1.1, whole genome shotgun sequence includes:
- the LOC117328875 gene encoding protein POLR1D-like isoform X1 has protein sequence MDEEALERLAVEEILKETKRGAERAKEFGALGWQKPAVPSTNKRFLTNMILSSVNDSNRKKRKHSNDRNSPREDNSENKLTIEKDRDSYSHQSEKHNHKKKKKKHRHSDEIPKSKHKHSSKKHKSGHKHKKHHRHRDKVKE, from the exons ATGGACGAAGAGGCACTGGAACG acTAGCAGTTGAGGAGATACTTAAAGAAACAAAAAGAGGAGCTGAAAGAGCCAAAGAATTTGGTGCATTGGGAtg GCAGAAGCCAGCTGTTCCATCAACAAACAAGAGATTCCTGACCAACATGATTCTCAGTTCTGTAAATGACTCGaacagaaagaaaagaaaacattcaAATGATCGAAATTCACCTAGGGAGGATAACTctgaaaataaattaacaattGAAAAGGACAGAGATTCATACAGTCATCAGTCTGAAAAACATAATCacaagaagaagaagaaaaaacatcgTCATTCTGATGAAATTCCCAAAAGTAAACACAAACACTCCTCAAAGAAGCACAAATCTGGGCATAAACACAAGAAACACCACAGACACAGAGACAAGGTGAAAGAATGA
- the LOC117328875 gene encoding protein POLR1D-like isoform X3: MDEEALERLAVEEILKETKRGAERAKEFGALGWQKPAVPSTNKRFLTNMILSSVNDSNRKKRKHSNDRNSPREDNSENKLTIEKDRDSYSHQSEKHNHKKKKKKHRHSDEIPKSKHKHSSKKHKSGHKHKKHHRHRDKVEE; encoded by the exons ATGGACGAAGAGGCACTGGAACG acTAGCAGTTGAGGAGATACTTAAAGAAACAAAAAGAGGAGCTGAAAGAGCCAAAGAATTTGGTGCATTGGGAtg GCAGAAGCCAGCTGTTCCATCAACAAACAAGAGATTCCTGACCAACATGATTCTCAGTTCTGTAAATGACTCGaacagaaagaaaagaaaacattcaAATGATCGAAATTCACCTAGGGAGGATAACTctgaaaataaattaacaattGAAAAGGACAGAGATTCATACAGTCATCAGTCTGAAAAACATAATCacaagaagaagaagaaaaaacatcgTCATTCTGATGAAATTCCCAAAAGTAAACACAAACACTCCTCAAAGAAGCACAAATCTGGGCATAAACACAAGAAACACCACAGACACAGAGACAAG GTGGAAGAATGA
- the LOC117328875 gene encoding protein POLR1D-like isoform X2 has translation MDEEALERLAVEEILKETKRGAERAKEFGALGWQKPAVPSTNKRFLTNMILSSVNDSNRKKRKHSNDRNSPREDNSENKLTIEKDRDSYSHQSEKHNHKKKKKKHRHSDEIPKSKHKHSSKKHKSGHKHKKHHRHRDKVEE, from the exons ATGGACGAAGAGGCACTGGAACG acTAGCAGTTGAGGAGATACTTAAAGAAACAAAAAGAGGAGCTGAAAGAGCCAAAGAATTTGGTGCATTGGGAtg GCAGAAGCCAGCTGTTCCATCAACAAACAAGAGATTCCTGACCAACATGATTCTCAGTTCTGTAAATGACTCGaacagaaagaaaagaaaacattcaAATGATCGAAATTCACCTAGGGAGGATAACTctgaaaataaattaacaattGAAAAGGACAGAGATTCATACAGTCATCAGTCTGAAAAACATAATCacaagaagaagaagaaaaaacatcgTCATTCTGATGAAATTCCCAAAAGTAAACACAAACACTCCTCAAAGAAGCACAAATCTGGGCATAAACACAAGAAACACCACAGACACAGAGACAAG GTGGAAGAGTGA